A section of the Primulina eburnea isolate SZY01 chromosome 1, ASM2296580v1, whole genome shotgun sequence genome encodes:
- the LOC140836452 gene encoding cytochrome b561 and DOMON domain-containing protein At3g25290, translated as MAPSSLTLSIVALALATWGSLISPAYSATCTSQTFTNNKLYAFCNDLPSLNSYLHWAYDPVQHTLSIAFVALLDQPDGWVSWAINPTATGMLGSQALIAFRDADGKMTVKTYNISSYALTESKVWYEVKEATSEFSGGAMRLFATLVLPEGAASTVKQVWQVGPSVTGGVPDKHAFQPANLNSRARLDLLSGQSTITPVVNSRTKKRNIHGTLNAVSWGIMFPIGIIIARYVRAFPSADPAWFYLHISCQVSAYAIGVSGWGTGLKLGSESKGVRQASHGNIGIALFALATVQIFALLLRPKKDHKYRFYWNIYHHGLGYAILILGIINVFKGLNILKPEPKWRDAYIIVISVLGGLAVLLEVITWIMVLKKKKSSKSTKP; from the exons ATGGCGCCTTCTTCCCTAACCCTATCCATCGTCGCTTTGGCTTTGGCAACATGGGGTTCTTTAATCTCACCCGCGTACTCCGCCACGTGCACCTCACAGACCTTCACCAACAACAAGCTCTACGCTTTCTGCAACGATCTTCCCTCGCTCAACTCCTATCTTCATTGGGCCTACGATCCGGTGCAACACACCCTTTCCATCGCCTTTGTTGCTCTTCTGGACCAGCCTGATGGATGGGTCTCATGGGCCATCAACCCCACAGCCACCGGAATGTTGGGCTCGCAGGCCCTCATCGCGTTCAGGGATGCAGATGGTAAGATGACGGTTAAGACCTACAACATCTCGTCCTATGCGTTAACGGAGTCCAAGGTTTGGTACGAGGTGAAGGAGGCGACTTCGGAGTTTTCCGGCGGGGCTATGAGGCTTTTCGCCACCTTGGTTTTGCCGGAGGGGGCTGCGTCGACGGTGAAGCAGGTGTGGCAGGTCGGGCCCTCGGTCACAGGCGGGGTGCCGGATAAGCATGCGTTCCAGCCTGCAAATCTGAACTCCAGAGCTCGTCTTGATTTGCTGAGTGGACAGAGCACTATCACCCCGGTCGTCAACTCTAGAACCAAGAAGAGGAAC ATTCACGGGACACTTAATGCTGTGAGCTGGGGGATTATGTTTCCTATTGGGATCATCATCGCGAGATATGTAAGGGCCTTTCCATCCGCCGATCCAGCTTGGTTTTATCTTCACATTTCTTGCCAGGTGTCGGCTTATGCCATTGGAGTTTCTGGTTGGGGTACAGGGCTTAAGCTCGGAAGTGAGTCAAAGGGTGTTAGGCAGGCTAGTCATGGCAATATTGGGATTGCACTCTTTGCCTTAGCAACTGTGCAG ATTTTTGCATTGTTATTGAGACCCAAAAAGGACCACAAATATCGGTTTTACTGGAATATCTACCATCACGGCTTGGGATACGCGATTCTCATCCTTGGCATCATCAACGTGTTCAAAGGTCTCAACATATTAAAACCCGAACCGAAGTGGAGAGATGCATACATCATTGTGATTTCCGTTCTCGGAGGTTTAGCTGTATTATTGGAAGTAATCACATGGATCATGGTTCTTAAGAAGAAAAAATCGAGCAAGTCAACCAAACCATAG